In the genome of Deinococcus deserti VCD115, one region contains:
- the hisH gene encoding imidazole glycerol phosphate synthase subunit HisH → MTPRCEVLLLDYGGGNVRSAAKALERAGMEVRVSADPADVPHAPAVVVPGQGHFRQVMEAFDSSGFHAPVMQAAQAGTPLLGICVGMQMLLTESEEAPGVQGLNLVPGVVRRFEAVPERKVPQMGWNSLDKVGDSPLLRDLTCPAYAYFVHSYYVPLEVEVDAGAISEYGVPFWSAFSQGNIHATQFHPEKSGAVGLAILERFRRHVLGH, encoded by the coding sequence GAGGTGCTGCTGCTGGACTACGGCGGTGGAAACGTCCGAAGCGCAGCCAAAGCCCTGGAACGCGCCGGGATGGAGGTGCGCGTCAGTGCTGATCCAGCCGACGTACCGCACGCGCCTGCCGTGGTTGTTCCGGGTCAGGGCCATTTCCGTCAGGTGATGGAGGCTTTCGACAGCAGCGGGTTCCATGCGCCCGTCATGCAGGCTGCGCAGGCAGGCACACCGCTGCTGGGAATCTGCGTGGGCATGCAGATGCTGCTGACCGAGTCGGAAGAAGCCCCAGGTGTGCAGGGGCTGAACCTGGTTCCCGGTGTCGTGCGCCGGTTCGAAGCGGTGCCCGAACGCAAAGTGCCGCAGATGGGCTGGAACAGCCTGGATAAAGTCGGGGACAGTCCGCTGCTGAGGGACCTGACCTGTCCTGCCTATGCCTACTTCGTGCACTCCTATTACGTTCCGCTGGAGGTCGAGGTGGACGCCGGCGCTATTTCCGAATACGGCGTACCGTTCTGGTCGGCCTTCAGCCAGGGCAATATTCACGCCACGCAGTTCCACCCTGAAAAAAGTGGCGCGGTGGGCCTGGCCATCCTTGAGCGTTTCCGCCGCCACGTCCTCGGCCATTGA
- a CDS encoding branched-chain amino acid aminotransferase, producing the protein MRDVNIDWANLGFSYIRTDLRFRSHWKDGAWDAGQLTEDNVLHIAEGSTALHYGQQCFEGLKAYRAQDGSINLFRPDQNAARMQMSCERLLMPAPSTEMFIEACRQVVKANEHFLPPFGTGGSLYLRPFVIGVGDNIGVRTAPEFIFSVFCTPVGPYFKGGLAPHNFIVSEFDRAAPNGTGAAKVGGNYAASLLPGAQAKEAQAQGRQFADAIYLDPATHTKIEEVGAANLFVITKDGRTFVTPKSPSILPSITKYSLLHIAEHRLGLNVEEGDVYINQLDRYSEAGACGTAAVITPIGGIQHGDHFHVFHSETEAGPVTRRLYDELTGIQFGTVEAPEGWIVKV; encoded by the coding sequence ATGCGCGACGTGAACATTGACTGGGCGAACCTGGGTTTCAGCTATATCCGAACCGACCTGCGGTTCCGCTCTCACTGGAAAGACGGCGCCTGGGACGCCGGGCAGCTGACCGAGGACAACGTCCTGCACATTGCCGAGGGTTCCACGGCTCTGCATTACGGGCAGCAGTGCTTTGAGGGCCTCAAGGCTTACCGCGCTCAGGACGGCAGCATCAACCTGTTCCGCCCCGACCAGAACGCCGCCCGGATGCAGATGAGCTGCGAGCGGCTGCTGATGCCGGCGCCCTCCACCGAAATGTTTATCGAGGCCTGCCGTCAGGTCGTCAAAGCCAATGAACACTTCCTGCCGCCCTTTGGTACGGGCGGCAGCCTGTACCTGCGGCCTTTTGTAATCGGGGTGGGCGACAACATCGGCGTGCGCACGGCTCCCGAGTTCATCTTCAGCGTGTTCTGCACGCCGGTGGGCCCCTACTTCAAGGGTGGGCTCGCTCCGCACAACTTCATCGTCTCGGAATTTGACCGGGCCGCACCCAACGGCACGGGCGCCGCCAAAGTCGGTGGCAACTACGCCGCCAGCCTGCTTCCCGGCGCACAGGCCAAGGAGGCGCAGGCCCAGGGCCGCCAGTTTGCCGACGCCATCTATCTTGACCCGGCCACCCACACCAAAATCGAGGAAGTCGGGGCTGCCAACCTCTTCGTCATTACCAAGGACGGCCGGACCTTCGTGACGCCCAAGTCGCCGAGCATTCTGCCCAGCATCACCAAATACAGCCTGCTGCATATTGCTGAGCACCGGCTGGGCCTGAATGTTGAGGAAGGCGACGTATACATCAATCAGCTCGACCGGTACAGCGAAGCAGGCGCCTGCGGGACTGCGGCCGTGATTACTCCGATTGGCGGCATTCAGCATGGCGACCACTTCCATGTCTTTCACAGCGAGACCGAGGCCGGCCCGGTGACCCGCCGCCTGTATGACGAATTGACAGGCATACAGTTCGGAACCGTGGAGGCCCCCGAAGGCTGGATCGTCAAAGTCTGA